A single region of the Longimicrobium sp. genome encodes:
- a CDS encoding type II toxin-antitoxin system RelE/ParE family toxin: METERPLIWIASSRKSYRTFPREALQEFGHALHQVQLGVRSLPGAKPLSSGVLKGLRIFELTGDFDGDTYRVVYTTKLEGAIYVLHAFKKKSVRGIATPQHEIELIRMRFETAVRVHQREFGQGTGNQGRTR; encoded by the coding sequence ATGGAGACAGAGAGGCCTCTCATCTGGATTGCGAGCTCGAGGAAGAGCTACAGAACATTCCCGCGAGAGGCACTCCAGGAGTTCGGACACGCACTCCACCAGGTCCAGCTTGGCGTGCGGAGTCTTCCGGGCGCCAAGCCGCTTTCTTCGGGTGTGCTGAAGGGCCTGCGAATTTTCGAGCTGACAGGTGACTTCGACGGCGACACGTACCGGGTCGTCTACACGACGAAGCTGGAAGGAGCGATCTACGTGCTCCACGCGTTCAAGAAGAAGTCGGTCAGGGGGATCGCGACCCCGCAGCACGAGATCGAGTTGATCCGGATGCGGTTCGAGACCGCCGTGAGAGTGCACCAGCGGGAGTTCGGCCAAGGCACCGGGAATCAGGGGAGGACACGATGA
- a CDS encoding helix-turn-helix transcriptional regulator codes for MSDEPEFEYSSGNVFADGGLPDAEEALARSRLLYTITKTIRERGLTQAKAAKLLGTTQPTVSDMMRGKLHLFSLERLIAFLKALGHDVEIVVKPARRDPDEPVRATG; via the coding sequence ATGAGCGACGAGCCGGAGTTCGAGTACAGCAGCGGGAACGTATTCGCCGATGGAGGACTTCCGGACGCGGAGGAGGCGCTCGCCCGCTCACGGCTGCTGTATACGATCACGAAAACCATTCGCGAGCGTGGGCTCACCCAGGCGAAAGCTGCAAAGCTCCTGGGCACCACCCAGCCGACGGTCTCGGACATGATGCGCGGCAAGCTCCACCTGTTCTCGCTCGAGCGGCTGATCGCGTTCCTCAAGGCGCTCGGGCACGACGTGGAGATCGTAGTGAAGCCGGCGAGACGCGATCCCGACGAGCCGGTCCGCGCGACGGGCTGA